Proteins encoded by one window of Streptacidiphilus sp. PB12-B1b:
- a CDS encoding GDSL-type esterase/lipase family protein, protein MDYQPPWVTTPVTADLLRGALELERTAHGVLPHRLPAWARAQCDDEQLAMAEAQPSGVRLAFRTRATTVELDVLPTKTVYGERPQQPDGVYDLLVDGRLAGRATVEGGNVLTVDMTNGDRETRPGPVGTLRFTDLADGVKDVEIWLPHQEITELVALRTDAPVEAAPDRGRRVWLHHGSSISQGAAAESPSTTWPALAAALGGVELTNLGLGGGALLDPFTARVMRDTPADLISVKIGINLVNADLMRLRAFAPAVHGFLDTIRDGHPTAPLLVVSPLYCAIHEDTPGPSVPDSDSSGAGQAEGIRALGDPAESAFGKLTLTVIRAELARITAARAADDARLYYLDGRDLYGAADFAELPLPDQLHPDAAAHRRIGERFAGLAFAPDGPFAAEDA, encoded by the coding sequence ATGGACTACCAGCCCCCTTGGGTCACCACGCCCGTCACCGCGGACCTGCTGCGCGGCGCTCTCGAGCTGGAGCGCACCGCGCACGGCGTGCTGCCGCACCGCCTGCCCGCCTGGGCGCGCGCGCAGTGCGACGACGAGCAGCTCGCCATGGCCGAGGCCCAGCCCTCCGGCGTCCGCCTGGCCTTCCGCACCCGGGCCACCACCGTCGAACTGGACGTCCTGCCCACCAAGACGGTCTACGGGGAGCGCCCCCAGCAGCCCGACGGCGTGTACGACCTGCTCGTGGACGGCCGCCTCGCCGGCCGGGCCACCGTGGAGGGCGGCAACGTCCTGACGGTGGACATGACCAACGGGGACCGGGAGACCCGGCCGGGCCCGGTCGGCACGCTGCGGTTCACCGATCTGGCCGACGGGGTCAAGGACGTCGAGATCTGGCTGCCGCACCAGGAGATCACCGAGCTGGTCGCCCTGCGCACCGATGCGCCGGTCGAGGCCGCGCCCGACCGGGGCCGCCGGGTGTGGCTGCACCATGGCAGCTCGATCAGCCAGGGCGCCGCCGCCGAGAGCCCCAGCACCACCTGGCCCGCGCTGGCCGCCGCCCTCGGCGGCGTGGAGCTGACCAATCTGGGTCTCGGCGGCGGCGCCCTGCTCGACCCGTTCACCGCCCGCGTCATGCGCGACACGCCTGCGGACCTGATCAGCGTCAAGATCGGCATCAACCTGGTCAATGCCGACCTGATGCGCCTGCGCGCCTTCGCCCCGGCGGTGCACGGCTTCCTCGACACCATCCGCGACGGGCACCCCACCGCGCCGCTGCTGGTGGTCTCGCCGCTCTACTGCGCCATCCACGAGGACACGCCCGGGCCCAGCGTCCCGGATTCCGACAGCAGCGGCGCCGGACAGGCGGAGGGGATCCGGGCCCTGGGCGACCCGGCGGAGAGCGCTTTCGGCAAGCTGACGCTCACCGTCATCCGCGCGGAGCTGGCGCGGATCACCGCCGCCCGCGCCGCCGACGACGCCCGTCTGTACTACCTCGACGGCCGCGACCTGTACGGCGCGGCGGACTTCGCCGAGCTGCCGCTGCCCGACCAGCTCCACCCGGACGCCGCCGCGCACCGACGCATCGGGGAGCGCTTCGCCGGGCTGGCCTTCGCCCCGGACGGGCCGTTCGCCGCCGAGGACGCCTGA
- a CDS encoding SigE family RNA polymerase sigma factor: MGETEWSELDFESYAGARWRRLVRTAYLLTGDHHEAEDLVQATLAKVFRNWSGIRRLDDPDAYVHRAMVNNNRSRYRRQRVLHLLTPTPPDRADENRDAGPETRSLLLQALAGLPPRQRAVVVLRFWEDMSERQVADVLGCSPGNVKSQASRGLQKLRTHPALASHLPAADLEGAGPR, encoded by the coding sequence GTGGGGGAGACCGAGTGGTCGGAGCTGGACTTCGAGTCCTACGCGGGGGCGCGCTGGCGCCGGCTGGTGCGTACCGCATACCTGTTGACGGGGGACCACCATGAGGCGGAGGACCTGGTCCAGGCGACCCTGGCGAAGGTGTTCCGGAACTGGTCCGGCATCAGGCGGCTGGACGACCCGGACGCCTACGTCCACCGGGCCATGGTCAACAACAACCGCAGCCGCTACCGGCGTCAGCGGGTGCTGCACCTGCTGACGCCCACCCCGCCCGACCGGGCCGACGAGAACCGGGACGCCGGACCCGAGACCCGCTCGCTGCTGCTGCAGGCACTGGCCGGGCTGCCGCCGCGGCAACGCGCGGTCGTGGTCCTGCGCTTCTGGGAGGACATGAGCGAACGCCAGGTCGCGGACGTGCTCGGCTGCTCGCCGGGCAATGTGAAAAGCCAGGCCAGCCGGGGGCTGCAGAAACTGCGCACGCACCCGGCCCTGGCGTCCCACCTGCCGGCGGCGGATCTGGAAGGAGCAGGCCCACGATGA
- a CDS encoding SHOCT domain-containing protein — MPGAAGLEAGSSAMVVVWENSWAGRLAAALRGSHGRVVALDRIPRRRGAGHRRSQRRLNEAERGRTSEEFMMPRRMGRPGLLGAMARTAVVAGTATAVSGRVQRGAAERDAQQQQQQAAGARQQAVVDQPPAGAAPSQDRIAQLKDLADLRATGVLTEEKFTAEKARILNS, encoded by the coding sequence GTGCCGGGCGCGGCCGGTCTGGAGGCGGGCTCGTCGGCGATGGTCGTCGTCTGGGAGAACAGCTGGGCCGGGCGGTTGGCCGCCGCGCTGCGCGGCTCCCACGGCCGGGTGGTGGCACTGGACCGGATTCCGCGACGCCGTGGTGCGGGCCATCGCCGCTCTCAACGAAGGCTGAACGAAGCCGAACGGGGCCGGACGAGTGAGGAGTTCATGATGCCGCGACGCATGGGACGTCCCGGGCTGCTCGGCGCGATGGCCAGGACGGCCGTCGTGGCCGGAACGGCGACCGCCGTCTCCGGCCGGGTGCAGCGTGGCGCCGCGGAGCGCGACGCCCAGCAGCAACAGCAACAGGCCGCCGGGGCCCGGCAACAGGCGGTGGTCGACCAGCCCCCGGCCGGGGCGGCACCGTCGCAGGACCGCATCGCCCAGTTGAAGGACCTGGCCGATCTGCGCGCCACCGGCGTGCTGACCGAGGAGAAGTTCACCGCCGAGAAGGCGCGCATCCTCAACTCCTGA
- a CDS encoding DUF427 domain-containing protein has protein sequence MFGDDGDESVWDYPRPPLVVPSARRITVAFGGRTVADTRRAVRVLETSHPPVYYLPFDDVAPGLLEEAEGQSWCEWKGQARYWSLRVGDRRSPQAAWSYPQPSPGFGELAGRLAFYPSRTDGCTVDGEPVTAQDGDFYGGWITARVHGPFKGGAGTAGW, from the coding sequence GTGTTCGGTGACGACGGAGACGAATCGGTGTGGGACTACCCGCGCCCCCCGCTGGTGGTGCCCAGCGCCCGCCGGATCACGGTCGCCTTCGGCGGCCGGACCGTGGCCGACACGCGGCGCGCGGTCAGGGTGCTGGAGACCAGCCACCCGCCGGTCTACTACCTCCCCTTCGACGACGTGGCGCCCGGTCTGCTGGAGGAGGCCGAGGGGCAGAGCTGGTGCGAGTGGAAGGGCCAGGCCCGGTACTGGAGCCTGCGGGTCGGCGACCGCCGCTCGCCCCAGGCCGCCTGGAGCTACCCGCAGCCGTCGCCCGGCTTCGGCGAGCTGGCCGGGCGGCTGGCCTTCTACCCCTCGCGGACCGACGGCTGCACGGTCGACGGGGAGCCCGTCACCGCCCAGGACGGCGACTTCTACGGCGGCTGGATCACCGCGCGCGTCCACGGCCCGTTCAAGGGCGGCGCGGGCACCGCCGGGTGGTGA
- a CDS encoding low temperature requirement protein A, whose product MSGSTTAPVAAERVRPLELFFDLVFVFAVTQIASVLAARPTGRSLVQVVVLLAVTWWMYGGYAWLTNALDLERTRSRLLLLLGMAGFFVMSLSVPKVFGPGDWGLVFGAAYLVVVLVHVVGFLGTSGRRGITRIGPLNLVSALIVVGAGAAPQHLRLPVMALACLVSLASPFITGTGGFTVGAGHFVERHSLAVIIVLGESIVEVGSAAARQTRLLTAVAGPLLALALSAAMWWLYFDRDDRESEGLLDAFGPEQRGRVAVYAFGYAYFVMILGIAVTAVGMQKTIESFDVPLGGLQVGLLPLGASIFLLGLACFHRALAGAWSGSRLAAAVVVAAAGVPAAAWGSGWLALAATTAVLVGLVRAESRPRPLPDAGSADG is encoded by the coding sequence ATGAGCGGATCAACGACGGCGCCGGTCGCCGCGGAGCGCGTTCGCCCGCTGGAGCTGTTCTTCGACCTGGTCTTCGTCTTCGCCGTCACGCAGATCGCCTCCGTCCTGGCCGCGCGGCCGACCGGGCGCAGCCTGGTGCAGGTGGTGGTGCTGCTGGCCGTCACCTGGTGGATGTACGGCGGCTACGCCTGGTTGACCAACGCGCTGGACCTGGAGCGCACCCGCTCCCGGCTGCTCCTGCTGCTGGGCATGGCGGGCTTCTTCGTGATGTCGCTGTCCGTGCCCAAGGTGTTCGGGCCGGGCGACTGGGGGCTGGTGTTCGGGGCCGCCTACCTGGTGGTGGTGCTGGTCCATGTGGTCGGCTTCCTGGGCACCTCGGGCCGCCGCGGCATCACCCGGATCGGCCCGCTCAACCTGGTGAGCGCGCTGATCGTGGTCGGCGCGGGCGCGGCGCCGCAGCACCTGCGGCTGCCGGTGATGGCGCTGGCCTGTCTGGTGTCGCTGGCCTCGCCGTTCATCACCGGGACCGGCGGCTTCACGGTGGGCGCCGGGCACTTCGTGGAGCGGCACAGCCTGGCGGTGATCATCGTGCTCGGCGAGTCGATCGTCGAGGTGGGCTCGGCCGCCGCCCGGCAGACGCGGCTGCTGACGGCCGTCGCCGGGCCGCTGCTGGCGCTGGCCCTGAGCGCCGCCATGTGGTGGCTGTACTTCGACCGCGACGACCGCGAAAGCGAGGGACTGCTGGACGCCTTCGGGCCCGAGCAGCGCGGCCGGGTGGCGGTGTACGCGTTCGGATACGCGTACTTCGTGATGATCCTGGGCATCGCCGTCACCGCGGTCGGCATGCAGAAGACCATCGAGTCCTTCGACGTGCCGCTGGGCGGGCTTCAGGTGGGGCTGCTGCCGCTGGGGGCGTCGATCTTCCTGCTCGGCCTGGCCTGCTTCCACCGGGCGCTGGCCGGGGCCTGGTCCGGGTCGCGGCTGGCGGCGGCCGTCGTGGTCGCTGCGGCGGGCGTCCCGGCGGCCGCGTGGGGCAGCGGCTGGCTGGCCCTGGCCGCCACCACGGCGGTGCTGGTCGGCCTGGTCCGGGCGGAGTCGCGGCCGCGGCCGCTGCCGGACGCCGGCTCCGCGGACGGGTGA
- a CDS encoding luciferase family protein: MNATLRAIEQLESWAGLHGAPASCGTGTALRSGSRDIVHFHTEHDADLHLTGPAIQRLCPELAECTAVRLHPASQWVTVHLDCAGDADLLVALVSVALKAHARAGLPGAPPVDALCNLARVDILPGATPLALAAGSHPRGARSRLGRPAEGWARRALRRTA; the protein is encoded by the coding sequence ATGAACGCGACCCTGCGCGCGATCGAACAGCTTGAATCATGGGCGGGCCTCCATGGTGCCCCTGCCAGTTGCGGCACGGGCACCGCGCTGCGTTCCGGCTCGCGCGACATCGTGCACTTCCACACCGAGCACGACGCCGACCTCCACCTGACCGGCCCGGCCATCCAGCGGTTGTGCCCGGAGTTGGCGGAGTGCACCGCCGTCCGGCTGCATCCGGCCTCGCAGTGGGTGACCGTGCACCTGGACTGCGCCGGGGACGCCGACCTGCTGGTCGCGCTGGTCAGCGTGGCGTTGAAGGCGCACGCCCGCGCCGGGCTCCCGGGCGCGCCGCCCGTCGACGCGCTCTGCAACCTGGCCCGCGTGGACATCCTGCCCGGTGCCACGCCGCTGGCGCTCGCGGCGGGTTCGCACCCCCGGGGCGCCCGCTCCCGGCTCGGGCGCCCGGCCGAGGGGTGGGCCCGACGGGCGCTGCGCCGCACGGCCTGA
- a CDS encoding sodium:proton antiporter, with product MRVTALVVSTGTLFLWALVAARLARWSITAPVAMTAAGVALTAGAHPLVRIGLTTSDAERAVEIILAVLLFTDATEVPAGAVRDQRGLLVRLLVFALPLTFAAGVLLGVLLFPSGGWWLAALFAAVTVPIDLAPAAELIRDVRLPSWLRAVLTVESGLNDGLIAPVFLLCLAGLEAHHGPEPESGELGDAISALLWAVLAGAVVGRPGGWLLRRSWTAGWTGPAAARLGIVALPLMAYALAIVVHGNGFVAAFVAGLFFTPYARALPATATPLHLLEDTGTLLSLALWFVFGQLVNQAFTGDFDPRVVAYAALSLTVVRIGPVLLCLRGSRLDRADRLVLACLGPRGLASIVFGLLAFIALAPDQPHVADLVGQVMTMTVLMSLALHGLTYGPLARRYAAARERAAGPGGAATAA from the coding sequence GTGCGCGTGACCGCGCTGGTCGTCAGTACGGGGACGCTGTTCCTCTGGGCGCTGGTAGCCGCCCGGCTGGCCCGCTGGAGCATCACCGCGCCGGTCGCCATGACCGCCGCGGGCGTGGCGCTCACGGCCGGGGCGCACCCGCTGGTGCGGATCGGCCTGACCACCTCGGACGCCGAGCGCGCCGTCGAGATCATCCTCGCCGTGCTGCTGTTCACCGACGCCACCGAGGTGCCCGCCGGGGCCGTCCGCGATCAGCGCGGCCTGCTGGTGCGGCTGCTGGTGTTCGCACTGCCGCTGACCTTCGCCGCCGGGGTGCTGCTCGGCGTCCTGCTGTTCCCGTCCGGCGGCTGGTGGCTGGCGGCGCTGTTCGCCGCCGTCACCGTCCCGATCGACCTGGCCCCGGCCGCCGAGCTGATCCGGGACGTCCGGCTGCCGTCCTGGCTGCGCGCGGTGCTCACCGTCGAGAGCGGGCTGAACGACGGCCTGATCGCCCCGGTCTTCCTGCTCTGCCTCGCCGGCCTGGAGGCGCACCACGGCCCGGAGCCGGAATCCGGCGAACTGGGCGACGCGATCAGCGCCCTGCTCTGGGCGGTGCTCGCGGGCGCCGTGGTCGGCCGCCCCGGCGGCTGGCTGCTGCGCCGCTCCTGGACGGCGGGCTGGACCGGCCCGGCCGCGGCCCGGCTGGGGATCGTCGCCCTGCCGCTGATGGCGTACGCGCTGGCGATCGTGGTGCACGGCAACGGCTTCGTCGCCGCCTTCGTGGCCGGCCTGTTCTTCACCCCGTACGCCCGGGCCCTGCCCGCCACGGCCACGCCGCTGCACCTGCTGGAGGACACCGGGACGCTGCTCTCGCTGGCCCTCTGGTTCGTCTTCGGACAGCTCGTCAACCAGGCGTTCACCGGCGACTTCGACCCCCGGGTGGTGGCCTACGCGGCCCTGTCGCTGACCGTGGTGCGGATCGGCCCCGTCCTGCTCTGCCTGCGCGGCAGTCGACTGGACCGCGCCGACCGGCTGGTCCTGGCCTGCCTCGGGCCGCGCGGCCTGGCCTCCATCGTCTTCGGCCTGCTCGCCTTCATCGCCCTCGCCCCGGACCAGCCCCATGTCGCCGACCTGGTCGGCCAGGTGATGACGATGACGGTACTGATGAGCCTGGCCCTGCACGGACTGACGTACGGTCCGCTGGCCCGGCGCTACGCCGCCGCCCGCGAGCGCGCCGCCGGGCCGGGCGGCGCGGCCACGGCGGCGTGA
- a CDS encoding MFS transporter codes for MTPNRPPHDPALPAAPARRIRRLLAQLSVDLSPWRSSRDFRLLWSAGAITAFGSFLTLVAVPLQLKQLTGSSFEVGLIGAVELVPLIVCGLWGGALADAMDRRRLVLNSEIAQGLCAAALLGNGLLPHPAVWPLYLVAALSSAFGAIQRPSLDAITPQIVEHDQLTAAASLVSLRWNAGAIAGPALAGVIATTAGVSAAYAIDLATFVVSALLMYRLRPVPPAAEAQRPSVRAIVDGLRYARSRPDLLGTYAVDMAAMLFAMPTAVFPFLADRLHADWSLGLMYASFAVGSLLVTLTSRWASRVMRHGRMVVWAAAGWGAAIAGAGLSTDVWLVLLCLVAAGGADMVSGLFRSTLWNGTIPDELRGRLAGVELLSYSVGPQLGQVRAGGMAAVVGVRASIWAGGLACVVAVGALAAALPALMRYDARTDPHAQALRTRREAAAAQAADTGAADAGAADAQAALAAG; via the coding sequence GTGACCCCGAACCGTCCCCCGCACGATCCGGCCCTCCCGGCCGCCCCCGCCCGGCGGATCCGCCGCCTCCTCGCTCAGCTCAGCGTCGACCTCTCGCCCTGGCGCAGCTCCCGGGACTTCCGGCTGCTGTGGAGCGCGGGAGCGATCACCGCCTTCGGCAGCTTCCTCACCCTGGTAGCGGTGCCGCTCCAGCTCAAGCAGCTGACCGGCTCCTCCTTCGAGGTCGGGCTGATCGGGGCGGTCGAGCTGGTGCCGCTGATCGTCTGCGGCCTGTGGGGCGGCGCGCTCGCGGACGCCATGGACCGGCGCAGGCTGGTCCTGAACAGCGAGATCGCCCAGGGCCTCTGCGCGGCGGCGCTGCTCGGCAACGGCCTGCTGCCGCACCCGGCGGTCTGGCCGCTGTACCTGGTGGCGGCGCTGAGCTCGGCCTTCGGCGCGATCCAGCGCCCCTCGCTGGACGCCATCACGCCGCAGATCGTCGAACACGACCAGCTGACCGCCGCCGCCTCGCTGGTCTCGCTGCGCTGGAACGCCGGCGCGATCGCCGGACCGGCCCTGGCCGGGGTGATCGCCACCACCGCCGGTGTGTCCGCTGCGTACGCCATCGACCTGGCCACCTTTGTCGTCTCGGCGCTGCTGATGTACCGGCTGCGGCCGGTCCCGCCCGCCGCGGAGGCGCAGCGGCCGTCGGTCCGGGCCATCGTGGACGGGCTGCGCTACGCCCGCAGCCGCCCGGACCTGCTCGGCACCTACGCGGTGGACATGGCGGCGATGCTGTTCGCCATGCCGACGGCGGTGTTCCCCTTCCTGGCCGACCGGCTGCACGCCGACTGGTCGCTGGGGCTGATGTACGCGTCGTTCGCTGTCGGTTCGCTGCTGGTCACGCTCACCAGCCGCTGGGCGTCCCGGGTCATGCGGCACGGCCGGATGGTGGTGTGGGCCGCCGCCGGCTGGGGCGCCGCCATCGCCGGGGCCGGGCTGAGCACCGACGTCTGGCTCGTCCTGCTGTGCCTGGTCGCCGCGGGCGGGGCGGACATGGTGAGCGGCCTGTTCCGGTCGACGCTGTGGAACGGGACCATCCCGGACGAGCTGCGCGGGCGGCTGGCCGGGGTGGAGCTGCTCAGCTACTCCGTGGGTCCGCAGCTGGGCCAGGTCCGGGCCGGCGGCATGGCGGCGGTGGTCGGCGTCCGCGCCTCGATCTGGGCCGGGGGCCTGGCCTGCGTGGTCGCGGTCGGCGCGCTGGCGGCGGCGCTCCCCGCCCTCATGCGCTACGACGCCCGGACCGACCCGCACGCACAGGCCCTGCGCACCCGCCGAGAGGCCGCAGCCGCCCAGGCGGCCGATACCGGGGCAGCCGACGCCGGGGCGGCCGACGCGCAGGCGGCCCTGGCCGCGGGCTGA
- a CDS encoding SOS response-associated peptidase, with amino-acid sequence MCGRYASSRRPEDLAGMFHAEREPEQDLPPSWNVAPTDQVWGVVERVGKGPDADSPVRRLRPLRWGLVPSWAKDPSVGSRMINARMETAHEKPAYRNAFARHRCLLPADGYYEWTAVPDPLTGKTAKQPYFIAPADGSVMAMAGLFEYWRDRSVADDDSPGAWLTTCTVITTEAADASGRIHPRMPLTLPPDAYDAWLDPRQHDTDRLRALLRLPADGDVEVRAVSTAVNSVRNNGPQLLDPPDE; translated from the coding sequence ATGTGCGGACGGTACGCGTCGAGCAGGCGCCCGGAGGATCTCGCCGGTATGTTCCACGCCGAGCGGGAGCCGGAGCAGGATCTGCCGCCGTCGTGGAACGTCGCCCCCACCGACCAGGTCTGGGGCGTGGTGGAACGCGTCGGCAAGGGCCCGGACGCCGACAGCCCGGTGCGCAGGCTGCGCCCGCTGCGGTGGGGGCTGGTGCCCTCCTGGGCCAAGGACCCCTCGGTCGGCTCCCGGATGATCAACGCCCGGATGGAGACCGCCCACGAGAAGCCCGCCTACCGCAACGCCTTCGCCCGGCACCGCTGTCTGCTGCCCGCCGACGGCTACTACGAGTGGACGGCCGTGCCCGACCCGCTGACCGGCAAGACCGCCAAGCAGCCGTACTTCATCGCCCCTGCGGACGGCTCGGTGATGGCGATGGCCGGGCTGTTCGAGTACTGGCGCGACCGGTCGGTCGCCGACGACGACTCCCCCGGCGCCTGGCTGACCACCTGCACCGTCATCACCACCGAGGCCGCCGACGCCTCGGGCCGGATCCACCCGCGGATGCCGCTGACCCTGCCGCCGGACGCGTACGACGCCTGGCTGGACCCGCGCCAGCACGACACCGACCGGCTGCGCGCCCTGCTCCGGCTGCCGGCCGACGGCGACGTCGAGGTCCGGGCCGTGTCCACCGCCGTGAACAGCGTCCGCAACAACGGCCCGCAGCTGCTGGACCCGCCGGACGAGTGA
- a CDS encoding helix-turn-helix domain-containing protein, whose amino-acid sequence MKQEDGGLDALVRKRIRGLRVAMGLSLDDLAARCYLSPSTLSRIETGHRRISLDQLTSIARALGTSLDQLVESASDDDVVIRPRHDAARGVTMWTLKRESGVTAAKMRITKPAPTGPDALKAHPGRDWFTVLSGTLVLLLGDRRILVETGQAAEFSTMIPHAFGAHGGPAEILGIFDHDGGRTHLHAPE is encoded by the coding sequence ATGAAGCAAGAGGATGGAGGGCTGGACGCCCTGGTGCGCAAGCGGATCAGGGGGCTGCGGGTGGCCATGGGCCTGTCCCTGGACGACCTCGCCGCCCGCTGCTACCTGAGCCCGTCCACGCTGAGCCGCATCGAGACCGGCCACCGGCGGATCAGCCTGGACCAGCTGACCTCCATCGCCCGGGCCCTGGGCACCTCGCTGGACCAGCTGGTGGAGTCCGCCTCCGACGACGACGTCGTCATCCGGCCCCGGCACGACGCCGCGCGCGGGGTCACCATGTGGACGCTGAAGCGCGAGTCGGGCGTCACGGCCGCCAAGATGCGGATCACCAAACCCGCCCCCACCGGCCCCGACGCGCTGAAGGCCCACCCGGGCCGGGACTGGTTCACCGTCCTGTCCGGAACGCTCGTGCTGCTGCTCGGCGACCGCAGGATCCTGGTCGAGACCGGCCAGGCGGCCGAGTTCTCCACCATGATCCCGCACGCCTTCGGGGCGCACGGCGGCCCGGCCGAGATCCTGGGCATCTTCGACCACGACGGCGGGCGCACCCACCTGCACGCCCCGGAGTGA
- a CDS encoding trans-aconitate 2-methyltransferase: MTPPAHHHDHSPGPAHHDHHPASEADEAGLAEVLELDAEVLGAHLTELADWLARSAGPLPVRRILDLGSGTGAGTFTLLRQFEDAEVVAVDNSPYLRRRLRDRARDLGLADRVHTVAADLDADWPDFGGVDLVWASAALHHMADADRALRETAAALRPGGLLAVVELDGLPRFLPDDLGVGRPGLEARCRAALAGRHAEAVPLLGSDWGPRLSRAGFTVEAERLFAVELTQPLPPAAGRYAQAVLRRMRGALDGRLDAEDSAVLDLLIDGDGPENVLLRADLAVRTERTVWLARRPFSQ, encoded by the coding sequence ATGACACCCCCCGCACACCACCACGACCACTCCCCCGGCCCCGCCCACCACGACCACCACCCGGCGTCCGAGGCCGACGAGGCCGGGCTGGCCGAGGTGCTCGAACTCGACGCCGAGGTGCTGGGCGCGCACCTGACCGAACTGGCCGACTGGCTGGCGCGGTCGGCCGGTCCGCTGCCCGTGCGCCGCATCCTCGACCTGGGCAGCGGCACCGGGGCCGGGACGTTCACCCTGCTCCGGCAGTTCGAGGACGCCGAGGTGGTCGCCGTCGACAACTCCCCGTACCTCCGCCGGCGCCTGCGGGACAGGGCCCGCGACCTGGGCCTGGCGGACCGGGTGCACACGGTCGCGGCCGACCTGGACGCGGACTGGCCGGACTTCGGCGGCGTGGACCTGGTGTGGGCGTCGGCGGCGCTGCACCACATGGCCGACGCCGACCGCGCCCTGCGCGAGACCGCCGCCGCGCTGCGCCCCGGCGGACTGCTGGCCGTGGTCGAACTCGACGGCCTGCCGCGCTTCCTCCCGGACGACCTCGGCGTCGGACGCCCGGGACTGGAGGCCCGCTGCCGGGCGGCGCTGGCCGGGCGGCATGCCGAGGCCGTGCCGCTGCTGGGCTCCGACTGGGGCCCGCGGCTTTCCCGGGCCGGATTCACCGTCGAGGCCGAGCGTCTGTTCGCCGTGGAACTGACGCAGCCGCTGCCGCCCGCCGCCGGCCGCTATGCCCAGGCGGTACTGCGCCGCATGCGGGGTGCGCTGGACGGGCGATTGGACGCCGAGGACAGCGCCGTACTCGACCTGCTCATCGACGGCGACGGACCCGAGAACGTGCTGCTCCGGGCCGATCTGGCGGTGCGCACCGAGCGGACGGTGTGGCTGGCCCGACGGCCGTTCTCCCAATAA
- a CDS encoding flavin reductase family protein, with translation MTATATSTPADLLRQTLRRHAAGVAVLTVPGPAGFTATSFTSVSLEPALVSFYLSSTASTAAAVDAAGIFAAHILGEDQAGLARRFATSGTDRFAGTRWSPGPQGVPLLDDVPAWLTARPVLRQQVGDHLLVVGEVLDAGGAGDAAPLLHHGGAFGGFHRFAG, from the coding sequence ATGACCGCCACCGCCACCTCGACCCCCGCCGACCTCCTGCGTCAGACCCTGCGCCGCCACGCGGCCGGGGTGGCCGTGCTGACCGTGCCCGGCCCGGCCGGCTTCACCGCGACCTCGTTCACCTCGGTCTCGCTGGAGCCGGCCCTGGTCTCCTTCTACCTGTCATCGACCGCGTCCACCGCCGCCGCTGTCGACGCGGCCGGGATCTTCGCCGCGCACATCCTCGGCGAGGACCAGGCGGGCCTAGCCCGGCGCTTCGCCACCAGCGGCACCGACCGCTTCGCCGGAACCCGATGGTCGCCCGGCCCGCAGGGGGTGCCGCTGCTGGACGACGTCCCGGCCTGGCTCACCGCCCGCCCGGTCCTGCGCCAGCAGGTCGGCGACCACCTGCTGGTGGTCGGCGAGGTGCTGGACGCCGGCGGCGCCGGTGACGCAGCGCCGCTGCTGCACCACGGCGGCGCGTTCGGCGGCTTCCACCGGTTCGCAGGCTAG
- a CDS encoding alpha/beta hydrolase, with protein MTAAPAATRTASWYPPEGLLQRGTLILLPGRGETPGVYERFGRRLAADAYVVHVLDTAPGQDGERTAADIARIAQGAAVPLVLAGSDTGALQALAAAVYPALHADALLLAGTALDADGAPLTDWDSELGARTACPTHRGRLDADAGFTRGSLAEPVPAALADAAERAAAELGSLPVLLLHGEADPVSPVAEARRLAARLPQAVLATVADGRHDALNDISHRSVAATVVQWLERLRGGADLPVVVTVTAPAPAPAPA; from the coding sequence GTGACCGCCGCGCCCGCCGCCACCCGCACCGCGAGCTGGTACCCGCCCGAGGGCCTGCTGCAGCGCGGAACCCTGATCCTGCTGCCCGGCCGGGGCGAGACCCCCGGGGTGTACGAGCGGTTCGGCCGCCGGCTCGCCGCCGACGCCTACGTGGTGCACGTCCTGGACACCGCACCCGGCCAGGACGGGGAGCGCACCGCCGCCGACATCGCCCGGATCGCCCAGGGCGCGGCCGTCCCGCTGGTGCTGGCCGGCTCCGACACCGGCGCGCTGCAGGCGCTCGCCGCCGCCGTGTACCCCGCCCTGCACGCCGATGCGCTGCTGCTGGCCGGCACCGCCCTGGATGCCGACGGCGCGCCCCTCACCGATTGGGACAGCGAACTCGGCGCCCGCACTGCCTGCCCGACCCACCGTGGACGGCTGGACGCGGACGCCGGCTTCACCCGCGGCAGCCTGGCCGAGCCCGTCCCGGCGGCGCTCGCCGACGCCGCCGAACGCGCCGCCGCGGAGCTGGGCAGCCTGCCGGTGCTGCTGCTGCACGGCGAGGCCGACCCGGTCAGCCCGGTCGCCGAAGCCCGGCGGCTGGCCGCCCGGCTGCCGCAGGCGGTGCTGGCCACCGTCGCGGACGGTCGGCACGACGCGCTCAATGACATCTCCCACCGCAGCGTCGCCGCCACCGTCGTCCAGTGGCTCGAACGGCTGCGCGGCGGAGCCGACCTGCCGGTGGTGGTCACCGTCACCGCCCCCGCACCGGCACCCGCACCGGCCTAG